GGTCCGCGAGCTTGCGCCGGAAAAGTCCGCGCCGTTTGTCGGGTGTGATTGCCGTCATATCAGTTCTCCCCCCGTTTCGCCCCGGTCATGACCAGGTAGTACTGCGCGAGAATCTGCACACCGAGCGCGAGTACAAGCAGGATCAGGCCCAGTGCAAAGAGAACGGCGCGCATGATGCCGTCCGCTTCCGCGAAATTGTTGGCGAGCGTCGCGGCGATGGTCGTGCCGCTCGCATAAAGGTTTTCCGGCAATTCCACGATATTGCCGATCACGAAAAGCACGGCCATGGTTTCGCCGAGGGCGCGGCCGAGCCCGATGAAGATTCCGCCGAGAAGCCCGCGGACGCCGTAGCGCAGGATGATGTCCTTCGCGGTCTCCCAGCGCGTGCAGCCGACGCCGAAGGCCGACTCCCGCAGCATCGGCGGCGTCATCAGAAAGACATTCCGCATGACCGCCGACATATAGGGCAGAATCATGAGCGCGAGGATCAAACCGGCGGTCAGGACCCCGAAGCCGTTGCCGTACTCGCCGAAAAACGGGAGCCTGCCGAGACGGAGCGTGTCGGACAGAAACGGCTGGACATAATCCTGCATGACCGGCACGAGGATGAAAAGCCCCCACATGCCGTAGATCACGCTCGGGATCGCGGCGAGCAGATCGAGCGCCTGGCTCAGCACCTCGCCGATTCCGGCCGGCGCGTCGACGAGCCAGAGGGCCGTGACGAAGGCGGGCGGAACGGCGAGCAGCAGCGCGA
The nucleotide sequence above comes from Victivallis lenta. Encoded proteins:
- the pstC gene encoding phosphate ABC transporter permease subunit PstC, which encodes MNNRPKLINPACADRAFRLVAAASALLVLVLLAALLIQLGIGSAPAWREFGPGFLVGTEWDPVRNVYGALPAIVGTLLTTALALLLAVPPAFVTALWLVDAPAGIGEVLSQALDLLAAIPSVIYGMWGLFILVPVMQDYVQPFLSDTLRLGRLPFFGEYGNGFGVLTAGLILALMILPYMSAVMRNVFLMTPPMLRESAFGVGCTRWETAKDIILRYGVRGLLGGIFIGLGRALGETMAVLFVIGNIVELPENLYASGTTIAATLANNFAEADGIMRAVLFALGLILLVLALGVQILAQYYLVMTGAKRGEN